A section of the Humulus lupulus chromosome 2, drHumLupu1.1, whole genome shotgun sequence genome encodes:
- the LOC133819507 gene encoding probable acyl-CoA dehydrogenase IBR3 produces MASRTSDLVGRVHPSLDFDHDKLLQYASANVHGFPHSPTTFTVSQFGHGQSNPTYLIKVGSGSSLNRYVLRKKPPGKLLESAHAVEREFQVLQALGAHTQVPVPKVFCLCTDPSVIGTAFYIMEYLEGRIFIDPRLPGVAPESRRELYKATVKALASLHTADVDAIGLGKYGRRDNYCKRQVDRWARQYIASTGKGKPAGNPKMFELIDWLRQHIPLEDSSGAAGGLVHGDFRLDNLVFHPIENRVIGILDWELSTLGNQMCDVAYSSMHYVMDLAVDKSQISEGMELTGIPEGIPSLAEYLAEYCSLTHKPWPAAVWKFYIAFSLFRGASIYAGIYSRWLLGNASAGERAQHSGDKANALIDSAWAFINRDYVLPNSPPSSASVQKNILDPSGNASRDQAYSGTGRFVPSKKVTELRNKLIKFMEDHIYPMENEFYRLAQSGSRWTVHPEEEKLKELAKKAGLWNLWIPFDSAERAKKLIFDGSNYHSSIDTFNQLLGEGLSNLEYGYLCEIMGRSVWAPQIFNCGAPDTGNMEVLLRYANKEQQLEWLIPLLEGKIRSGFAMTEPKVASSDATNIECSIKRQGDSYVINGTKWWTSGAMDPRCRLLIVMGKTDFNAAKHKQQSMILVDIQTPGVHVKRPLMVFGFDDAPHGHAEVSFENVLVPAKNILLGEGRGFEIAQGRLGPGRLHHCMRLIGSAERGMQLMAQRALSRTVFGKLIAEQGSFLSDLAKCRIELEKARLLVFEAADQLDILGNKRARGTIAMAKVAAPNMALKVLDMAMQVHGAAGLSSDTVLSHLWATARTLRIADGPDEVHLGTIAKLELRKAKL; encoded by the exons ATGGCGAGCCGAACATCGGATCTAGTTGGGCGAGTCCATCCAAGTCTCGATTTCGATCATGACAAGTTGCTCCAATACGCCTCCGCCAACGTCCATGGCTTCCCTCATTCTCCCACTACTTTCACAGTCTCTCAG TTTGGTCATGGTCAATCGAATCCTACTTATCTTATTAAAGTGGGTTCTGGGTCTTCGTTGAACCGATACGTTCTGAGGAAGAAGCCTCCTGGGAAGTTGCTGGAGTCTGCTCATGCCGTCGAGAGAGAGTTTCAG GTTCTTCAGGCATTAGGAGCTCATACTCAAGTTCCGGTCCCtaaagttttttgtttgtgtacTGATCCAAGTGTCATTGGAACTGCTTTTTACATCATGGAATATTTGGAGGGACGCATTTTTATTGACCCCAGGCTACCG GGTGTAGCTCCTGAAAGTAGAAGGGAGTTATACAAAGCAACTGTGAAAGCTTTAGCTTCCCTGCATACTGCAGATGTTGATGCTATTGGTCTAGGAAAGTATGGGCGTCGAGACAATTATTGTAAACGACAG GTTGATAGGTGGGCTAGACAATATATTGCTTCAACTGGAAAGGGTAAGCCTGCAGGAAATCCTAAGATGTTCGAGCTGATAGATTGGTTACGGCAGCATATTCCTCTTGAAGATTCTTCAGGGGCCGCAGGAGGCTTAGTTCATGGAGATTTTCGCCTTGATAATCTTGTTTTCCATCCAATAGAG AATCGAGTGATTGGCATTCTTGACTGGGAATTGTCTACTCTTGGAAACCAAATGTGTGACGTTGCATACAGCTCTATG CATTATGTTATGGACCTTGCAGTTGACAAATCTCAAATTTCTGAAGGTATGGAACTTACTGGGATTCCAGAAGGAATTCCATCGCTGGCAGAATATTTGGCAGAGTACTGCTCTTTAACT CATAAACCATGGCCTGCAGCTGTGTGGAAGTTTTATATTGCCTTTTCTTTGTTTCGAGGAGCATCAATCTATGCAGGAATATATAGTAGATGGCTTCTG GGTAATGCTTCGGCAGGTGAGCGTGCCCAGCATTCTGGAGACAAAGCTAACGCTCTTATAGACTCGGCATGGGCATTTATTAACCGGGATTATGTGCTTCCGAATAGTCCTCCTTCAA GTGCTTCTGttcaaaaaaatattttggaCCCATCTGGAAATGCAAGTAGAGATCAGGCATATTCAGGAACGGGACGATTTGTTCCCAGCAAGAAGGTAACGGAATTGAGAAATAAACTGATTAAGTTTATGGAAGATCACATATACCCCATGGAAAATGAATTCTACAGACTAGCTCAGTCTGGTTCACGTTGGACAGTTCATCCAGAGGAAGAGAAGCTAAAGGAACTAGCAAAGAAAGCAGGACTTTGGAACTTATGGATACCT TTTGACAGTGCAGAAAGAGCAAAAAAACTGATTTTTGATGGAAGCAATTATCATTCCTCTATTGATACATTCAATCAATTACTGGGGGAAGGCCTTTCAAACCTTGAATATGGATACCTTTGTGAGATCATGGGCCGTTCTGTTTGGGCACCTCAAATTTTCAATTGTGGAGCACCTGACACAGGAAATATGGAG GTATTATTGAGATACGCAAATAAAGAACAACAACTTGAATGGCTTATTCCTTTGCTTGAGGGGAAAATTCGATCAGGATTTGCAATGACAGAACCAAAAGTTGCGTCGTCTGATGCAACTAACATTGAGTGTTCTATAAAAAG ACAAGGAGATTCATATGTCATCAATGGGACTAAATGGTGGACAAGTGGTGCCATGGATCCAAGGTGCAGACTTCTTATAGTTATG GGAAAGACGGACTTCAATGCAGCCAAACATAAGCAACAATCTATGATCTTGGTTGATATTCAGACTCCCGGTGTGCATGTAAAGAGACCACTGATGGTTTTTGGCTTTGATGATGCACCGCATGGACATGCAGAAGTATCATTTGAGAATGTACTTGTCCCAGCAAAAAATATTTTACTGGGAGAAGGGCGTGGATTTGAAATTGCCCAG GGTAGGCTGGGCCCTGGAAGGTTGCATCATTGCATGAGGCTGATAGGTTCTGCTGAGCGTGGCATGCAACTGATGGCTCAAAGAGCTCTTAGTAGAACTGTCTTTGGGAAGTTGATTGCCGAGCAAGGTTCTTTTCTTTCAGATTTGGCGAAG TGTCGTATAGAGCTGGAGAAAGCTAGACTATTGGTTTTCGAAGCAGCTGACCAGCTTGATATACTTGGAAATAAGAGAGCACGAGGGACCATAGCAATGGCCAAG GTAGCAGCCCCAAACATGGCACTCAAGGTGCTTGACATGGCAATGCAAGTACATGGTGCTGCCGGGTTATCTTCAGACACTGTTCTGTCTCATCTTTGGGCCACGGCCAGAACGCTGCGTATTGCAGATGGTCCGGATGAAGTTCATTTGGGTACAATTGCCAAGTTAGAGCTGAGGAAGGCTAAGCTTTGA
- the LOC133816726 gene encoding probable pectinesterase/pectinesterase inhibitor 21 gives MSFGSSSNNGNDRKKKIAIIGTSALILVAMVVAVAVGFNRGETDYQTAASPPPAGSVSTTSKAIQAICQPTDYRQTCENTLTTAAGNTTDPKELVKVAFNVAISYITQAIKNSSTLKELAKDSRTNQALANCDELLKYAIDDLQDSFHRIGPFDMTKLDEYIDDLKIWLSAAVTYEQTCLDGFENTTGDAGERMKSLLKTSQELTSNGLAMVTEISTILSSYNIPMNISRRLLSTDYYKHESSSETPKWVNEGQRRLLAVKGSKIKADVVVAKDGSGKYKTINEALKDIPKKNTKTFVIYIKQGVYAEKVMLDKHMTHVMMIGDGPTKTRITGSDNFIDGTQTFKTATVSIVGNNFIAKDIGFENTAGPTKHQAVALRANSDMSIFYNCHMDGYQDTLYTHAHRQFYRDCTISGTIDFIFGDAAAVFQNCKMVVRKPLENQFCIVTAQGRTDKREATGLVLQNCTITGDPLYLPNKAKNKAYLGRPWKEFSRTIIMNSHIDDMIAPEGWLPWAGTFAINTCFYTEISNRGPGANKARRVKWRGVKNVPPSRATQYTASRFIRGDAWIKATGVPYTSGLINV, from the exons ATGTCATTTGGGTCAAGTAGTAACAATGGGAATGATAGGAAGAAGAAGATTGCCATCATTGGTACATCTGCTTTGATCTTGGTGGCCATGGTGGTGGCGGTGGCTGTCGGATTCAACCGCGGCGAAACCGACTACCAAACGGCCGCCAGCCCTCCGCCGGCCGGTAGCGTGTCGACCACGTCAAAAGCCATTCAGGCTATTTGTCAGCCCACGGATTACAGACAAACTTGTGAGAATACCCTCACCACCGCCGCGGGCAACACCACCGATCCTAAAGAGCTCGTCAAGGTCGCATTCAACGTCGCCATTAGCTACATAACCCAGGCCATAAAGAACTCCTCCACGTTGAAGGAGCTCGCCAAAGACTCCAGGACCAACCAGGCTTTGGCTAATTGTGACGAGTTGCTCAAGTACGCCATTGACGATCTTCAGGACTCGTTCCATAGGATTGGACCTTTTGACATGACGAAGCTAGATGAATACATTGATGATTTGAAGATATGGCTCAGCGCCGCGGTCACATACGAGCAGACATGCCTCGACGGTTTCGAAAACACGACAGGGGACGCCGGGGAGCGAATGAAATCGCTGCTCAAGACATCTCAGGAGCTTACTAGCAATGGTCTTGCAATGGTGACCGAAATCTCCACCATTTTGTCAAGTTACAACATTCCCATGAACATAAGTCGCCGCCTTTTATCAACCGATTATTATAAGCACGAGAGTAGCTCTGAGACCCCTAAGTGGGTGAACGAGGGGCAAAGGAGGCTTCTGGCGGTGAAGGGATCGAAAATCAAGGCGGACGTGGTGGTGGCCAAGGACGGGAGTGGAAAGTACAAGACGATCAATGAGGCTTTGAAGGATATACCAAAGAAGAACACTAAGACATTTGTGATTTATATTAAACAAGGAGTGTATGCCGAGAAAGTTATGCTTGATAAGCATATGACTCATGTTATGATGATTGGTGATGGCCCTACCAAGACCAGAATCACTGGAAGTGATAACTTCATTGATGGAACCCAAACTTTCAAGACCGCCACAGTCt CCATTGTTGGAAACAACTTCATCGCAAAAGACATTGGATTCGAGAACACAGCCGGACCAACCAAGCACCAAGCCGTAGCACTCCGGGCCAATTCCGACATGTCAATCTTTTACAACTGCCACATGGACGGTTACCAAGACACCCTCTACACCCACGCCCACCGTCAATTCTACCGTGACTGCACCATCTCCGGCACCATCGACTTTATCTTCGGTGATGCCGCTGCCGTATTCCAAAACTGCAAAATGGTGGTCCGAAAGCCCCTAGAAAACCAGTTCTGCATCGTCACTGCTCAAGGCCGAACCGACAAACGCGAGGCCACGGGACTGGTCCTCCAGAACTGCACCATCACCGGTGACCCGCTTTATCTCCCAAACAAGGCCAAGAACAAGGCCTACTTGGGAAGGCCATGGAAGGAGTTTTCAAGGACCATTATCATGAATTCACACATCGATGATATGATCGCCCCCGAGGGTTGGTTACCTTGGGCCGGGACCTTTGCTATCAACACTTGCTTCTATACCGAGATATCGAACCGGGGCCCCGGCGCCAACAAGGCCAGAAGGGTCAAGTGGCGCGGAGTCAAGAATGTTCCTCCGTCTAGAGCCACCCAATATACTGCCTCGAGGTTTATTCGGGGTGATGCTTGGATTAAGGCCACCGGAGTTCCGTACACTTCTGGCCTCATAAATGTATAG